From Apis cerana isolate GH-2021 linkage group LG10, AcerK_1.0, whole genome shotgun sequence, one genomic window encodes:
- the LOC108003017 gene encoding box A-binding factor-like isoform X1 gives MRNDSPCSPATIAMKETLTKQEIKREWEENNVDEGSPRMPMVGANPDEQSIESPRTVITARRHVRTITTAGHITETVVDPEPDSPDNLQSQRQQQHHRSMDEHGQQTRSRTFQEEQQQDQACKQNSQSYVQISHTEAEIQQQDRSREQRIVYLTSNGQEVRVVAEAVDPSTLTVKETVRYETSESDGTDADRMYAYPADGQQLQRENHGIAVQAQERRVVQSANHQRYSPRETNQSSAGNGSTGRSYHQGSPVLVPTSEEYEGGAPIVSHAGTTVTVRLDSPTAPSYSPPMNDIGIRANAGLQQSTGQHHHQLVTGYVNAGGVNIKYETPETSNAAVVAAAAAAIPVDNIKISNTYTTLETVPIPPTQAIQYPQYISGSETFQQAPTYTYTKPGEQVILTYPSPVQLPSRIPGVESGSTYMKGDPTLASSLGSTRGVASLHYEQPGSPGSQMTYGSGTSTYPYAKATPSADYWSTAGTPSPPTFDCVQGYQTAISVGDTNILYSGGVYSVSTGNTTSSWSNNLSLSNTEENFEGTIMSADPKECYNCTSLTNILRRDEAGNYLCQNCAYTANKINGINRSSIKCGKPKQAVATAGVRRTGVQCANCRTSNTTLWRRNNNGEPVCNACGLYYKLHNVNRPLSMKKEGIQTRKRKPKNNSGISGNLAGPSGMHKTEIKSDLLASSQLNMYRSGGSGNGGGIGTNAEMRQETESETATSTGTNAGNRGESETANGNALGGNEGSDERPLVGTPNTGESGHAHSPLALPTTAALNRQTTLIVPPLEPIVSQANNDIFTVITTTTAINVERT, from the exons ATGCGAAACGATTCACCTTGCTCTCCTGCCACG ATCGCAATGAAGGAGACGTTGACGAAGCAAGAGATTAAGCGCGAATGGGAGGAAAACAACGTGGACGAAGGTTCACCCAGGATGCCCATGGTTGGAGCAAATCCAGATGAACAATCCATCGAGAGTCCCCGGACAGTGATCACAGCGAGAAGGCACGTGCGCACCATCACCACGGCTGGTCATATAACCGAGACAGTGGTTGATCCGGAACCAGACTCACCCGATAATCTCCAATCGCAGCGGCAACAGCAGCATCATCGATCGATGGATGAACATGGACAGCAAACTCGATCGCGCACGTTTCAAGAAGAGCAACAGCAAGATCAAGCATGCAAACAGAATTCGCAGAGCTACGTGCAAATTTCTCACACCGAGGCGGAAATTCAACAACAGGATCGTTCTCGAGAGCAACGTATAGTTTATTTAACGAGCAACGGACAAGAAGTGCGAGTCGTAGCAGAAGCTGTAGATCCGTCTACATTGACGGTGAAAGAGACTGTTAG GTATGAGACATCAGAATCCGATGGAACAGATGCGGATCGCATGTACGCTTATCCGGCGGATGGCCAACAATTGCAAAGAGAGAACCATGGGATCGCTGTTCAAGCGCAGGAAAGGCGAGTCGTCCAATCAGCCAATCATCAAAGATATAGTCCACGAGAAACTAACCAATCCAGTGCTGGAAATGGATCAACCGGTAGATCCTATCATCAAGGCTCACCAGTCCTAGTTCCAACTAGCGAGGAGTACGAGGGTGGCGCCCCCATAGTTTCTCATGCGGGGACAACCGTTACCGTCCGACTAGATTCACCCACAGCGCCCTCTTATTCTCCGCCAATGAATGACATCGGTATTCGAGCGAATGCTGGACTTCAACAATCAACTGGTCAGCATCATCATCAACTTGTCACAGGATATGTGAACGCTGGAGGAGTAAATATCAAGTACGAAACACCAGAAACGTCAAACGCCGCAGTAGTAGCAGCGGCTGCTGCTGCGATTCCAGTCgacaatatcaaaatatcgaaCACGTACACTACTCTCGAAACGGTACCGATTCCTCCCACGCAGGCTATTCAATATCCTCAGTATATATCCGGTAGTGAGACGTTTCAGCAAGCTCCAACTTATACTTATACAAAACCAGGAGAACAAGTGATTCTGACGTATCCATCACCAGTTCAGTTGCCCTCGCGCATTCCTGGG GTAGAATCAGGGAGCACGTACATGAAAGGTGATCCAACGTTAGCATCTTCGTTGGGAAGTACGCGTGGAGTGGCATCTCTGCATTACGAACAACCAGGATCTCCAGGATCTCAAATGACGTATGGAAGCGGAACTAGTACGTATCCATATGCCAAAGCGACTCCTTCAGCCGATTATTGGTCGACCGCAGGAACTCCGTCTCCACCTACGTTCGATTGCGTCCAGGGATACCAAACGGCAATTTCCGTTGGCGATACTAATATACTCTATTCTGGCGGTGTATACAGTGTGTCAACTGGAAACACTACGTCTTCATGGTCTAACAATCTATCGCTATCCAATACCGAGGAGAATTTCGAGGGAACGATCATGAGTGCGGATCCTAAAGAGTGTTATAATTGCACAAGTTTGACTAATATATTAAGGAGGGACGAAGCTGGGAATTACTTGTGTCAAAATTGTGCCTATACAGCAAACAAGATAAACGGTATAAATAGATCATCCATTAAATGCGGCAAACCGAAGCAAGCTGTCGCCAcg GCGGGTGTTCGAAGAACCGGTGTTCAATGCGCGAATTGCAGGACGAGCAATACGACCCTGTGGCGACGAAATAACAACGGCGAGCCAGTGTGTAATGCATGCGGTCTCTACTACAAATTACACAAC GTGAACAGGCCGCTCAGCATGAAGAAAGAGGGAATACAGACAAGGAAAAGAAAACCAAAAAACAATTCGGGAATAAGTGGGAATTTGGCAGGACCAAGTGGCATGCACAAGACCGAGATTAAGTCTGATTTACTCG CGAGCTCGCAGTTGAATATGTATAGGAGTGGTGGTAGTGGTAATGGGGGCGGGATAGGGACCAATGCAGAGATGAGACAAGAGACCGAGAGCGAGACAGCTACTAGTACAGGTACGAATGCAGGGAACCGGGGCGAGAGTGAGACCGCAAACGGTAACGCGTTGGGAGGGAACGAAGGATCAGACGAGCGTCCACTCGTAGGTACACCGAATACGGGAGAATCGGGTCATGCGCACTCGCCTCTCGCTTTACCCACTACCGCCGCGCTCAATCGACAAACTACCCTTAT CGTGCCACCGCTAGAGCCAATCGTTAGTCAAGCTAATAACGATATTTTCACGGTTATAACTACTACCACGGCTATCAATGTCGAGAGAACGTAA
- the LOC108003017 gene encoding box A-binding factor-like isoform X2 codes for MKETLTKQEIKREWEENNVDEGSPRMPMVGANPDEQSIESPRTVITARRHVRTITTAGHITETVVDPEPDSPDNLQSQRQQQHHRSMDEHGQQTRSRTFQEEQQQDQACKQNSQSYVQISHTEAEIQQQDRSREQRIVYLTSNGQEVRVVAEAVDPSTLTVKETVRYETSESDGTDADRMYAYPADGQQLQRENHGIAVQAQERRVVQSANHQRYSPRETNQSSAGNGSTGRSYHQGSPVLVPTSEEYEGGAPIVSHAGTTVTVRLDSPTAPSYSPPMNDIGIRANAGLQQSTGQHHHQLVTGYVNAGGVNIKYETPETSNAAVVAAAAAAIPVDNIKISNTYTTLETVPIPPTQAIQYPQYISGSETFQQAPTYTYTKPGEQVILTYPSPVQLPSRIPGVESGSTYMKGDPTLASSLGSTRGVASLHYEQPGSPGSQMTYGSGTSTYPYAKATPSADYWSTAGTPSPPTFDCVQGYQTAISVGDTNILYSGGVYSVSTGNTTSSWSNNLSLSNTEENFEGTIMSADPKECYNCTSLTNILRRDEAGNYLCQNCAYTANKINGINRSSIKCGKPKQAVATAGVRRTGVQCANCRTSNTTLWRRNNNGEPVCNACGLYYKLHNVNRPLSMKKEGIQTRKRKPKNNSGISGNLAGPSGMHKTEIKSDLLASSQLNMYRSGGSGNGGGIGTNAEMRQETESETATSTGTNAGNRGESETANGNALGGNEGSDERPLVGTPNTGESGHAHSPLALPTTAALNRQTTLIVPPLEPIVSQANNDIFTVITTTTAINVERT; via the exons ATGAAGGAGACGTTGACGAAGCAAGAGATTAAGCGCGAATGGGAGGAAAACAACGTGGACGAAGGTTCACCCAGGATGCCCATGGTTGGAGCAAATCCAGATGAACAATCCATCGAGAGTCCCCGGACAGTGATCACAGCGAGAAGGCACGTGCGCACCATCACCACGGCTGGTCATATAACCGAGACAGTGGTTGATCCGGAACCAGACTCACCCGATAATCTCCAATCGCAGCGGCAACAGCAGCATCATCGATCGATGGATGAACATGGACAGCAAACTCGATCGCGCACGTTTCAAGAAGAGCAACAGCAAGATCAAGCATGCAAACAGAATTCGCAGAGCTACGTGCAAATTTCTCACACCGAGGCGGAAATTCAACAACAGGATCGTTCTCGAGAGCAACGTATAGTTTATTTAACGAGCAACGGACAAGAAGTGCGAGTCGTAGCAGAAGCTGTAGATCCGTCTACATTGACGGTGAAAGAGACTGTTAG GTATGAGACATCAGAATCCGATGGAACAGATGCGGATCGCATGTACGCTTATCCGGCGGATGGCCAACAATTGCAAAGAGAGAACCATGGGATCGCTGTTCAAGCGCAGGAAAGGCGAGTCGTCCAATCAGCCAATCATCAAAGATATAGTCCACGAGAAACTAACCAATCCAGTGCTGGAAATGGATCAACCGGTAGATCCTATCATCAAGGCTCACCAGTCCTAGTTCCAACTAGCGAGGAGTACGAGGGTGGCGCCCCCATAGTTTCTCATGCGGGGACAACCGTTACCGTCCGACTAGATTCACCCACAGCGCCCTCTTATTCTCCGCCAATGAATGACATCGGTATTCGAGCGAATGCTGGACTTCAACAATCAACTGGTCAGCATCATCATCAACTTGTCACAGGATATGTGAACGCTGGAGGAGTAAATATCAAGTACGAAACACCAGAAACGTCAAACGCCGCAGTAGTAGCAGCGGCTGCTGCTGCGATTCCAGTCgacaatatcaaaatatcgaaCACGTACACTACTCTCGAAACGGTACCGATTCCTCCCACGCAGGCTATTCAATATCCTCAGTATATATCCGGTAGTGAGACGTTTCAGCAAGCTCCAACTTATACTTATACAAAACCAGGAGAACAAGTGATTCTGACGTATCCATCACCAGTTCAGTTGCCCTCGCGCATTCCTGGG GTAGAATCAGGGAGCACGTACATGAAAGGTGATCCAACGTTAGCATCTTCGTTGGGAAGTACGCGTGGAGTGGCATCTCTGCATTACGAACAACCAGGATCTCCAGGATCTCAAATGACGTATGGAAGCGGAACTAGTACGTATCCATATGCCAAAGCGACTCCTTCAGCCGATTATTGGTCGACCGCAGGAACTCCGTCTCCACCTACGTTCGATTGCGTCCAGGGATACCAAACGGCAATTTCCGTTGGCGATACTAATATACTCTATTCTGGCGGTGTATACAGTGTGTCAACTGGAAACACTACGTCTTCATGGTCTAACAATCTATCGCTATCCAATACCGAGGAGAATTTCGAGGGAACGATCATGAGTGCGGATCCTAAAGAGTGTTATAATTGCACAAGTTTGACTAATATATTAAGGAGGGACGAAGCTGGGAATTACTTGTGTCAAAATTGTGCCTATACAGCAAACAAGATAAACGGTATAAATAGATCATCCATTAAATGCGGCAAACCGAAGCAAGCTGTCGCCAcg GCGGGTGTTCGAAGAACCGGTGTTCAATGCGCGAATTGCAGGACGAGCAATACGACCCTGTGGCGACGAAATAACAACGGCGAGCCAGTGTGTAATGCATGCGGTCTCTACTACAAATTACACAAC GTGAACAGGCCGCTCAGCATGAAGAAAGAGGGAATACAGACAAGGAAAAGAAAACCAAAAAACAATTCGGGAATAAGTGGGAATTTGGCAGGACCAAGTGGCATGCACAAGACCGAGATTAAGTCTGATTTACTCG CGAGCTCGCAGTTGAATATGTATAGGAGTGGTGGTAGTGGTAATGGGGGCGGGATAGGGACCAATGCAGAGATGAGACAAGAGACCGAGAGCGAGACAGCTACTAGTACAGGTACGAATGCAGGGAACCGGGGCGAGAGTGAGACCGCAAACGGTAACGCGTTGGGAGGGAACGAAGGATCAGACGAGCGTCCACTCGTAGGTACACCGAATACGGGAGAATCGGGTCATGCGCACTCGCCTCTCGCTTTACCCACTACCGCCGCGCTCAATCGACAAACTACCCTTAT CGTGCCACCGCTAGAGCCAATCGTTAGTCAAGCTAATAACGATATTTTCACGGTTATAACTACTACCACGGCTATCAATGTCGAGAGAACGTAA
- the LOC108003017 gene encoding box A-binding factor-like isoform X3, giving the protein MRNDSPCSPATIAMKETLTKQEIKREWEENNVDEGSPRMPMVGANPDEQSIESPRTVITARRHVRTITTAGHITETVVDPEPDSPDNLQSQRQQQHHRSMDEHGQQTRSRTFQEEQQQDQACKQNSQSYVQISHTEAEIQQQDRSREQRIVYLTSNGQEVRVVAEAVDPSTLTVKETVRYETSESDGTDADRMYAYPADGQQLQRENHGIAVQAQERRVVQSANHQRYSPRETNQSSAGNGSTGRSYHQGSPVLVPTSEEYEGGAPIVSHAGTTVTVRLDSPTAPSYSPPMNDIGIRANAGLQQSTGQHHHQLVTGYVNAGGVNIKYETPETSNAAVVAAAAAAIPVDNIKISNTYTTLETVPIPPTQAIQYPQYISGSETFQQAPTYTYTKPGEQVILTYPSPVQLPSRIPGVESGSTYMKGDPTLASSLGSTRGVASLHYEQPGSPGSQMTYGSGTSTYPYAKATPSADYWSTAGTPSPPTFDCVQGYQTAISVGDTNILYSGGVYSVSTGNTTSSWSNNLSLSNTEENFEGTIMSADPKECYNCTSLTNILRRDEAGNYLCQNCAYTANKINGINRSSIKCGKPKQAVATAGVRRTGVQCANCRTSNTTLWRRNNNGEPVCNACGLYYKLHNVNRPLSMKKEGIQTRKRKPKNNSGISGNLAGPSGMHKTEIKSDLLGEFSRATARANR; this is encoded by the exons ATGCGAAACGATTCACCTTGCTCTCCTGCCACG ATCGCAATGAAGGAGACGTTGACGAAGCAAGAGATTAAGCGCGAATGGGAGGAAAACAACGTGGACGAAGGTTCACCCAGGATGCCCATGGTTGGAGCAAATCCAGATGAACAATCCATCGAGAGTCCCCGGACAGTGATCACAGCGAGAAGGCACGTGCGCACCATCACCACGGCTGGTCATATAACCGAGACAGTGGTTGATCCGGAACCAGACTCACCCGATAATCTCCAATCGCAGCGGCAACAGCAGCATCATCGATCGATGGATGAACATGGACAGCAAACTCGATCGCGCACGTTTCAAGAAGAGCAACAGCAAGATCAAGCATGCAAACAGAATTCGCAGAGCTACGTGCAAATTTCTCACACCGAGGCGGAAATTCAACAACAGGATCGTTCTCGAGAGCAACGTATAGTTTATTTAACGAGCAACGGACAAGAAGTGCGAGTCGTAGCAGAAGCTGTAGATCCGTCTACATTGACGGTGAAAGAGACTGTTAG GTATGAGACATCAGAATCCGATGGAACAGATGCGGATCGCATGTACGCTTATCCGGCGGATGGCCAACAATTGCAAAGAGAGAACCATGGGATCGCTGTTCAAGCGCAGGAAAGGCGAGTCGTCCAATCAGCCAATCATCAAAGATATAGTCCACGAGAAACTAACCAATCCAGTGCTGGAAATGGATCAACCGGTAGATCCTATCATCAAGGCTCACCAGTCCTAGTTCCAACTAGCGAGGAGTACGAGGGTGGCGCCCCCATAGTTTCTCATGCGGGGACAACCGTTACCGTCCGACTAGATTCACCCACAGCGCCCTCTTATTCTCCGCCAATGAATGACATCGGTATTCGAGCGAATGCTGGACTTCAACAATCAACTGGTCAGCATCATCATCAACTTGTCACAGGATATGTGAACGCTGGAGGAGTAAATATCAAGTACGAAACACCAGAAACGTCAAACGCCGCAGTAGTAGCAGCGGCTGCTGCTGCGATTCCAGTCgacaatatcaaaatatcgaaCACGTACACTACTCTCGAAACGGTACCGATTCCTCCCACGCAGGCTATTCAATATCCTCAGTATATATCCGGTAGTGAGACGTTTCAGCAAGCTCCAACTTATACTTATACAAAACCAGGAGAACAAGTGATTCTGACGTATCCATCACCAGTTCAGTTGCCCTCGCGCATTCCTGGG GTAGAATCAGGGAGCACGTACATGAAAGGTGATCCAACGTTAGCATCTTCGTTGGGAAGTACGCGTGGAGTGGCATCTCTGCATTACGAACAACCAGGATCTCCAGGATCTCAAATGACGTATGGAAGCGGAACTAGTACGTATCCATATGCCAAAGCGACTCCTTCAGCCGATTATTGGTCGACCGCAGGAACTCCGTCTCCACCTACGTTCGATTGCGTCCAGGGATACCAAACGGCAATTTCCGTTGGCGATACTAATATACTCTATTCTGGCGGTGTATACAGTGTGTCAACTGGAAACACTACGTCTTCATGGTCTAACAATCTATCGCTATCCAATACCGAGGAGAATTTCGAGGGAACGATCATGAGTGCGGATCCTAAAGAGTGTTATAATTGCACAAGTTTGACTAATATATTAAGGAGGGACGAAGCTGGGAATTACTTGTGTCAAAATTGTGCCTATACAGCAAACAAGATAAACGGTATAAATAGATCATCCATTAAATGCGGCAAACCGAAGCAAGCTGTCGCCAcg GCGGGTGTTCGAAGAACCGGTGTTCAATGCGCGAATTGCAGGACGAGCAATACGACCCTGTGGCGACGAAATAACAACGGCGAGCCAGTGTGTAATGCATGCGGTCTCTACTACAAATTACACAAC GTGAACAGGCCGCTCAGCATGAAGAAAGAGGGAATACAGACAAGGAAAAGAAAACCAAAAAACAATTCGGGAATAAGTGGGAATTTGGCAGGACCAAGTGGCATGCACAAGACCGAGATTAAGTCTGATTTACTCGGTGAGTTTTCG CGTGCCACCGCTAGAGCCAATCGTTAG
- the LOC108003017 gene encoding box A-binding factor-like isoform X5 yields MKETLTKQEIKREWEENNVDEGSPRMPMVGANPDEQSIESPRTVITARRHVRTITTAGHITETVVDPEPDSPDNLQSQRQQQHHRSMDEHGQQTRSRTFQEEQQQDQACKQNSQSYVQISHTEAEIQQQDRSREQRIVYLTSNGQEVRVVAEAVDPSTLTVKETVRYETSESDGTDADRMYAYPADGQQLQRENHGIAVQAQERRVVQSANHQRYSPRETNQSSAGNGSTGRSYHQGSPVLVPTSEEYEGGAPIVSHAGTTVTVRLDSPTAPSYSPPMNDIGIRANAGLQQSTGQHHHQLVTGYVNAGGVNIKYETPETSNAAVVAAAAAAIPVDNIKISNTYTTLETVPIPPTQAIQYPQYISGSETFQQAPTYTYTKPGEQVILTYPSPVQLPSRIPGVESGSTYMKGDPTLASSLGSTRGVASLHYEQPGSPGSQMTYGSGTSTYPYAKATPSADYWSTAGTPSPPTFDCVQGYQTAISVGDTNILYSGGVYSVSTGNTTSSWSNNLSLSNTEENFEGTIMSADPKECYNCTSLTNILRRDEAGNYLCQNCAYTANKINGINRSSIKCGKPKQAVATAGVRRTGVQCANCRTSNTTLWRRNNNGEPVCNACGLYYKLHNVNRPLSMKKEGIQTRKRKPKNNSGISGNLAGPSGMHKTEIKSDLLGEFSRATARANR; encoded by the exons ATGAAGGAGACGTTGACGAAGCAAGAGATTAAGCGCGAATGGGAGGAAAACAACGTGGACGAAGGTTCACCCAGGATGCCCATGGTTGGAGCAAATCCAGATGAACAATCCATCGAGAGTCCCCGGACAGTGATCACAGCGAGAAGGCACGTGCGCACCATCACCACGGCTGGTCATATAACCGAGACAGTGGTTGATCCGGAACCAGACTCACCCGATAATCTCCAATCGCAGCGGCAACAGCAGCATCATCGATCGATGGATGAACATGGACAGCAAACTCGATCGCGCACGTTTCAAGAAGAGCAACAGCAAGATCAAGCATGCAAACAGAATTCGCAGAGCTACGTGCAAATTTCTCACACCGAGGCGGAAATTCAACAACAGGATCGTTCTCGAGAGCAACGTATAGTTTATTTAACGAGCAACGGACAAGAAGTGCGAGTCGTAGCAGAAGCTGTAGATCCGTCTACATTGACGGTGAAAGAGACTGTTAG GTATGAGACATCAGAATCCGATGGAACAGATGCGGATCGCATGTACGCTTATCCGGCGGATGGCCAACAATTGCAAAGAGAGAACCATGGGATCGCTGTTCAAGCGCAGGAAAGGCGAGTCGTCCAATCAGCCAATCATCAAAGATATAGTCCACGAGAAACTAACCAATCCAGTGCTGGAAATGGATCAACCGGTAGATCCTATCATCAAGGCTCACCAGTCCTAGTTCCAACTAGCGAGGAGTACGAGGGTGGCGCCCCCATAGTTTCTCATGCGGGGACAACCGTTACCGTCCGACTAGATTCACCCACAGCGCCCTCTTATTCTCCGCCAATGAATGACATCGGTATTCGAGCGAATGCTGGACTTCAACAATCAACTGGTCAGCATCATCATCAACTTGTCACAGGATATGTGAACGCTGGAGGAGTAAATATCAAGTACGAAACACCAGAAACGTCAAACGCCGCAGTAGTAGCAGCGGCTGCTGCTGCGATTCCAGTCgacaatatcaaaatatcgaaCACGTACACTACTCTCGAAACGGTACCGATTCCTCCCACGCAGGCTATTCAATATCCTCAGTATATATCCGGTAGTGAGACGTTTCAGCAAGCTCCAACTTATACTTATACAAAACCAGGAGAACAAGTGATTCTGACGTATCCATCACCAGTTCAGTTGCCCTCGCGCATTCCTGGG GTAGAATCAGGGAGCACGTACATGAAAGGTGATCCAACGTTAGCATCTTCGTTGGGAAGTACGCGTGGAGTGGCATCTCTGCATTACGAACAACCAGGATCTCCAGGATCTCAAATGACGTATGGAAGCGGAACTAGTACGTATCCATATGCCAAAGCGACTCCTTCAGCCGATTATTGGTCGACCGCAGGAACTCCGTCTCCACCTACGTTCGATTGCGTCCAGGGATACCAAACGGCAATTTCCGTTGGCGATACTAATATACTCTATTCTGGCGGTGTATACAGTGTGTCAACTGGAAACACTACGTCTTCATGGTCTAACAATCTATCGCTATCCAATACCGAGGAGAATTTCGAGGGAACGATCATGAGTGCGGATCCTAAAGAGTGTTATAATTGCACAAGTTTGACTAATATATTAAGGAGGGACGAAGCTGGGAATTACTTGTGTCAAAATTGTGCCTATACAGCAAACAAGATAAACGGTATAAATAGATCATCCATTAAATGCGGCAAACCGAAGCAAGCTGTCGCCAcg GCGGGTGTTCGAAGAACCGGTGTTCAATGCGCGAATTGCAGGACGAGCAATACGACCCTGTGGCGACGAAATAACAACGGCGAGCCAGTGTGTAATGCATGCGGTCTCTACTACAAATTACACAAC GTGAACAGGCCGCTCAGCATGAAGAAAGAGGGAATACAGACAAGGAAAAGAAAACCAAAAAACAATTCGGGAATAAGTGGGAATTTGGCAGGACCAAGTGGCATGCACAAGACCGAGATTAAGTCTGATTTACTCGGTGAGTTTTCG CGTGCCACCGCTAGAGCCAATCGTTAG
- the LOC108003017 gene encoding box A-binding factor-like isoform X4, which translates to MRNDSPCSPATIAMKETLTKQEIKREWEENNVDEGSPRMPMVGANPDEQSIESPRTVITARRHVRTITTAGHITETVVDPEPDSPDNLQSQRQQQHHRSMDEHGQQTRSRTFQEEQQQDQACKQNSQSYVQISHTEAEIQQQDRSREQRIVYLTSNGQEVRVVAEAVDPSTLTVKETVRYETSESDGTDADRMYAYPADGQQLQRENHGIAVQAQERRVVQSANHQRYSPRETNQSSAGNGSTGRSYHQGSPVLVPTSEEYEGGAPIVSHAGTTVTVRLDSPTAPSYSPPMNDIGIRANAGLQQSTGQHHHQLVTGYVNAGGVNIKYETPETSNAAVVAAAAAAIPVDNIKISNTYTTLETVPIPPTQAIQYPQYISGSETFQQAPTYTYTKPGEQVILTYPSPVQLPSRIPGVESGSTYMKGDPTLASSLGSTRGVASLHYEQPGSPGSQMTYGSGTSTYPYAKATPSADYWSTAGTPSPPTFDCVQGYQTAISVGDTNILYSGGVYSVSTGNTTSSWSNNLSLSNTEENFEGTIMSADPKECYNCTSLTNILRRDEAGNYLCQNCAYTANKINGINRSSIKCGKPKQAVATAGVRRTGVQCANCRTSNTTLWRRNNNGEPVCNACGLYYKLHNVNRPLSMKKEGIQTRKRKPKNNSGISGNLAGPSGMHKTEIKSDLLACHR; encoded by the exons ATGCGAAACGATTCACCTTGCTCTCCTGCCACG ATCGCAATGAAGGAGACGTTGACGAAGCAAGAGATTAAGCGCGAATGGGAGGAAAACAACGTGGACGAAGGTTCACCCAGGATGCCCATGGTTGGAGCAAATCCAGATGAACAATCCATCGAGAGTCCCCGGACAGTGATCACAGCGAGAAGGCACGTGCGCACCATCACCACGGCTGGTCATATAACCGAGACAGTGGTTGATCCGGAACCAGACTCACCCGATAATCTCCAATCGCAGCGGCAACAGCAGCATCATCGATCGATGGATGAACATGGACAGCAAACTCGATCGCGCACGTTTCAAGAAGAGCAACAGCAAGATCAAGCATGCAAACAGAATTCGCAGAGCTACGTGCAAATTTCTCACACCGAGGCGGAAATTCAACAACAGGATCGTTCTCGAGAGCAACGTATAGTTTATTTAACGAGCAACGGACAAGAAGTGCGAGTCGTAGCAGAAGCTGTAGATCCGTCTACATTGACGGTGAAAGAGACTGTTAG GTATGAGACATCAGAATCCGATGGAACAGATGCGGATCGCATGTACGCTTATCCGGCGGATGGCCAACAATTGCAAAGAGAGAACCATGGGATCGCTGTTCAAGCGCAGGAAAGGCGAGTCGTCCAATCAGCCAATCATCAAAGATATAGTCCACGAGAAACTAACCAATCCAGTGCTGGAAATGGATCAACCGGTAGATCCTATCATCAAGGCTCACCAGTCCTAGTTCCAACTAGCGAGGAGTACGAGGGTGGCGCCCCCATAGTTTCTCATGCGGGGACAACCGTTACCGTCCGACTAGATTCACCCACAGCGCCCTCTTATTCTCCGCCAATGAATGACATCGGTATTCGAGCGAATGCTGGACTTCAACAATCAACTGGTCAGCATCATCATCAACTTGTCACAGGATATGTGAACGCTGGAGGAGTAAATATCAAGTACGAAACACCAGAAACGTCAAACGCCGCAGTAGTAGCAGCGGCTGCTGCTGCGATTCCAGTCgacaatatcaaaatatcgaaCACGTACACTACTCTCGAAACGGTACCGATTCCTCCCACGCAGGCTATTCAATATCCTCAGTATATATCCGGTAGTGAGACGTTTCAGCAAGCTCCAACTTATACTTATACAAAACCAGGAGAACAAGTGATTCTGACGTATCCATCACCAGTTCAGTTGCCCTCGCGCATTCCTGGG GTAGAATCAGGGAGCACGTACATGAAAGGTGATCCAACGTTAGCATCTTCGTTGGGAAGTACGCGTGGAGTGGCATCTCTGCATTACGAACAACCAGGATCTCCAGGATCTCAAATGACGTATGGAAGCGGAACTAGTACGTATCCATATGCCAAAGCGACTCCTTCAGCCGATTATTGGTCGACCGCAGGAACTCCGTCTCCACCTACGTTCGATTGCGTCCAGGGATACCAAACGGCAATTTCCGTTGGCGATACTAATATACTCTATTCTGGCGGTGTATACAGTGTGTCAACTGGAAACACTACGTCTTCATGGTCTAACAATCTATCGCTATCCAATACCGAGGAGAATTTCGAGGGAACGATCATGAGTGCGGATCCTAAAGAGTGTTATAATTGCACAAGTTTGACTAATATATTAAGGAGGGACGAAGCTGGGAATTACTTGTGTCAAAATTGTGCCTATACAGCAAACAAGATAAACGGTATAAATAGATCATCCATTAAATGCGGCAAACCGAAGCAAGCTGTCGCCAcg GCGGGTGTTCGAAGAACCGGTGTTCAATGCGCGAATTGCAGGACGAGCAATACGACCCTGTGGCGACGAAATAACAACGGCGAGCCAGTGTGTAATGCATGCGGTCTCTACTACAAATTACACAAC GTGAACAGGCCGCTCAGCATGAAGAAAGAGGGAATACAGACAAGGAAAAGAAAACCAAAAAACAATTCGGGAATAAGTGGGAATTTGGCAGGACCAAGTGGCATGCACAAGACCGAGATTAAGTCTGATTTACTCG CGTGCCACCGCTAG